A single Tenacibaculum sp. Bg11-29 DNA region contains:
- a CDS encoding VOC family protein: MKNANPVCWFDINVANLERAKKFYESVFNITLVDLPIEWEKQSTFPFENNGTNATGALIEKENYIPNSNNTIVYFSSKNCVTEESRVEKFGRKLIKQKMSIGEFGFVSILQDSEGNTIGLHSRE; the protein is encoded by the coding sequence ATGAAGAATGCAAATCCTGTATGTTGGTTTGATATTAATGTAGCAAACCTAGAGCGAGCAAAAAAGTTTTATGAATCAGTTTTTAACATAACACTTGTTGATTTACCAATTGAATGGGAAAAACAGTCAACTTTTCCTTTTGAAAACAACGGAACTAACGCTACTGGTGCTTTAATTGAAAAAGAGAACTACATTCCTAATAGTAATAATACTATCGTTTATTTTTCTTCAAAAAATTGCGTTACAGAAGAGTCTAGAGTAGAAAAATTTGGTAGAAAACTAATTAAACAAAAAATGTCTATTGGAGAATTTGGGTTTGTTTCAATTTTACAAGACTCTGAAGGCAATACGATTGGACTTCACTCAAGAGAATAA
- a CDS encoding DUF6597 domain-containing transcriptional factor, translating into MNPKIFKPKQELIEFVKSYWTLEGTKNTTPKKNTIVPDGTMKLIFHYGDLYWHHPEKGNCFLQPRCFLIGQLTKPYIVEPDGDTGTFVVRFHPNGFLPFTTIPIKEMENTPISLERLFGKEGQKLEFEILNANGILKRIEIIESFLLNILKNKELMDKVVKSTIKTITTANGQVSINELSKQGNLNRRVLLRKFNTTVGLSPKQLSKIIRLQSSLKTLLNKDISKLTDLAYENDYFDQAHFIKDFKEFYKDHLKMSLIFEKLN; encoded by the coding sequence ATGAACCCAAAAATATTTAAACCCAAACAAGAATTAATAGAATTTGTTAAATCTTATTGGACGTTAGAAGGTACTAAAAACACAACACCAAAAAAAAACACGATTGTTCCAGACGGAACCATGAAGCTAATTTTTCATTATGGAGACTTGTATTGGCATCACCCTGAAAAAGGAAATTGTTTTTTACAACCAAGGTGTTTTTTAATTGGTCAACTTACCAAACCTTATATTGTAGAACCTGACGGAGATACTGGAACATTTGTTGTTCGGTTTCATCCAAATGGTTTTTTACCTTTTACCACAATTCCCATCAAAGAAATGGAAAACACACCTATTTCGCTAGAAAGGTTATTTGGAAAAGAAGGACAAAAGCTTGAATTTGAAATTTTGAACGCAAATGGTATTTTAAAAAGAATAGAAATCATTGAATCTTTTTTATTAAATATATTAAAAAATAAAGAATTGATGGACAAAGTTGTAAAATCGACTATTAAGACAATTACAACAGCTAACGGACAAGTTTCAATTAACGAGCTTTCTAAACAAGGTAATCTTAATAGAAGAGTTTTATTGCGGAAGTTTAATACAACCGTTGGATTAAGCCCTAAACAACTTTCAAAAATTATACGACTACAATCCTCACTTAAAACCTTATTAAATAAAGACATTTCTAAACTTACCGATTTAGCTTATGAAAATGATTATTTTGACCAAGCACACTTTATAAAAGATTTTAAAGAATTTTACAAAGACCATTTAAAAATGTCATTAATTTTCGAAAAACTAAATTAA
- a CDS encoding endonuclease V produces MIIAFDTYYYENKAKTIGVSFNKWENDKPIEIYSEIIEGIAEYEPGSFYKREMPCIISLLKKIDLNDVQFIIVDGYVILDDDGKYGLGGHLYEKLGEKIPIIGVAKSGYDSNKLNSKALLRGESKKPLYISAIGIELNLAFEYIKSMHGNYRMPTLLQIMDTKTKEN; encoded by the coding sequence ATGATTATTGCTTTTGATACTTACTACTACGAAAATAAAGCCAAAACTATTGGTGTTAGTTTTAATAAATGGGAAAATGATAAACCTATTGAAATTTATAGCGAAATAATTGAAGGAATAGCAGAATACGAACCTGGTTCTTTCTATAAAAGAGAAATGCCTTGTATAATAAGCTTATTAAAAAAAATAGATTTGAATGATGTTCAATTTATTATTGTTGATGGCTATGTTATATTAGATGACGATGGAAAGTATGGTTTAGGAGGACATTTGTATGAAAAACTAGGTGAAAAGATTCCGATTATTGGAGTTGCAAAATCAGGATACGATTCGAACAAACTTAATTCCAAAGCACTTTTAAGAGGAGAAAGTAAAAAACCTCTTTATATATCGGCAATAGGAATTGAACTAAACTTAGCTTTTGAGTATATAAAATCAATGCACGGAAATTACAGAATGCCTACGCTACTGCAAATAATGGATACAAAAACAAAAGAAAATTAA
- a CDS encoding alpha-ketoglutarate-dependent dioxygenase AlkB: MNLSEFTKITLPFEQNLFNELSNQISFENVGKGRFGNHLIKISDNGIPIVRTTTQYNIPAHNFSSTHNTIIKSINDSLEDLTPINFNNALIEIYDSSYTKMKYHSDQCLDLAPNSYIALFSCYEKPNELTEQSIRKLKIKDKITDEEFEILLTHNSLILFSLPLNSRFFHKIVLEQIPKQKPLKSENKWLGITFRESKIFIQFKNNQPYFTNGKLLKLANDIQRKEYYTLRGEENRSPNFTYPKIDYTLSKADTIMPK, translated from the coding sequence ATGAACCTAAGTGAATTTACAAAAATAACATTGCCTTTTGAGCAGAACTTATTCAATGAATTATCTAACCAAATCAGTTTTGAAAATGTTGGAAAAGGAAGGTTTGGTAATCATTTAATTAAAATTAGCGATAATGGTATTCCTATTGTTAGAACAACCACTCAATATAATATTCCTGCTCATAATTTTTCTTCTACTCACAATACAATTATAAAAAGTATAAATGACAGTCTTGAGGATTTAACACCTATTAATTTCAATAATGCTTTAATAGAGATTTACGACTCAAGTTATACTAAAATGAAATATCATTCAGACCAATGTTTAGACTTAGCTCCTAACTCTTATATAGCTCTTTTTTCCTGCTATGAAAAACCGAATGAATTAACAGAACAAAGCATTAGAAAACTAAAAATTAAAGACAAAATAACTGATGAAGAATTTGAAATTCTCTTAACTCATAATTCTTTAATTTTATTTTCATTACCACTTAATTCTAGATTTTTTCATAAAATTGTTTTAGAACAAATTCCAAAACAAAAACCTTTGAAATCTGAAAATAAATGGCTTGGAATAACTTTCAGAGAATCTAAAATTTTTATTCAATTTAAAAATAATCAACCATACTTTACTAATGGCAAATTATTAAAATTAGCAAATGATATTCAAAGAAAAGAGTATTATACACTACGAGGAGAAGAAAACAGGAGTCCAAATTTTACTTATCCAAAAATTGATTATACGCTTAGTAAAGCAGATACTATTATGCCTAAATAA
- a CDS encoding GNAT family N-acetyltransferase, with translation MYLKFETERLFIRPTSEEDAELIQQIMSTPKFIKYVGDRKINSIEDAKKYIQTKMLPQLHKLGFSSYTLITKTDGNKIGTCGLFNREGIDGIDIGFGLLPQYEGVGYAYEASNRLMKAAFEDFKLKAIKGITSKENISSQRLLEKLGLEMTGTTKLPDENEEILLYVKENKSV, from the coding sequence ATGTATTTAAAATTTGAAACAGAAAGATTATTTATAAGACCAACTTCTGAAGAAGATGCTGAGTTAATTCAGCAAATAATGAGCACTCCTAAGTTTATTAAATATGTAGGAGATAGAAAAATTAATTCAATTGAAGATGCTAAAAAGTATATTCAAACTAAAATGCTCCCGCAATTACATAAGCTTGGATTTTCTAGTTATACATTAATTACAAAAACCGATGGTAATAAAATTGGTACTTGTGGGCTTTTTAACAGGGAGGGAATAGATGGTATTGATATAGGTTTTGGCCTTTTACCTCAATACGAAGGGGTAGGTTATGCCTATGAAGCATCAAACAGGTTAATGAAAGCAGCATTTGAAGATTTTAAACTTAAAGCTATTAAAGGTATTACATCAAAAGAAAACATTTCTTCTCAACGTCTTCTAGAAAAACTAGGCTTAGAAATGACAGGTACTACAAAGCTTCCAGATGAAAATGAAGAGATATTGCTTTATGTAAAAGAGAACAAATCTGTATAG
- a CDS encoding tRNA-binding protein, which produces MNDNSLTWNDFAKVEMRIGTIISADIFEEARNPAYKMQIDFGEYGVKKTSAQITKLYTPKELIGNQIVAVINFPKKQIATIMSECLVLGGIGDNKEVTLISPERKIKNGTRIG; this is translated from the coding sequence ATGAACGATAACTCTTTAACTTGGAATGATTTTGCAAAAGTAGAAATGCGGATTGGTACAATTATTTCTGCAGACATATTTGAAGAAGCAAGAAACCCTGCTTATAAAATGCAAATTGATTTTGGTGAATATGGTGTTAAAAAAACTTCTGCTCAAATAACCAAACTGTACACTCCTAAAGAATTAATAGGCAACCAAATTGTTGCTGTTATTAATTTTCCGAAGAAACAAATAGCGACTATAATGAGTGAATGCTTGGTTTTAGGTGGTATTGGTGATAATAAAGAGGTTACACTTATTTCTCCTGAAAGGAAAATTAAAAACGGAACAAGGATTGGGTAA
- the meaB gene encoding methylmalonyl Co-A mutase-associated GTPase MeaB, with translation MTHKKKSALSEKDGISQPETTSKSSAEKIKLSRKKRITTQEFVSQILTGNITFLSRAITLVESTNTKHQQQANEILEACLPYANKSIRIGITGVPGVGKSTFIEAFGKHLTSLGKKVAVLAVDPSSSVNKGSILGDKTRMEELVTDKNAFIRPSPSGSSLGGVAQKTRESIILCEAAGYDTIIIETVGVGQSETAVHSMTDFFLLLKLAGAGDELQGIKRGIIEMADAIVINKADSGNEKNAKIAKVEFNRALHLYPPKDSGWQPKVLLASALHYKGINAIHKMINEYINSAKNTSFFQQKRNDQNKYWLLETINQQLKNNFYNNSDIKELLKDEFKNLEDGKTTPFTAATRLLNKNYER, from the coding sequence ATGACTCATAAAAAAAAATCTGCTCTTTCTGAAAAAGATGGTATTTCTCAACCAGAAACTACTAGCAAATCTTCTGCTGAAAAAATAAAATTAAGCAGAAAAAAAAGAATAACTACTCAAGAATTTGTTTCTCAAATATTAACAGGAAATATTACGTTTTTAAGTAGAGCTATTACCTTGGTTGAAAGCACCAATACAAAACACCAACAACAAGCTAATGAAATTTTAGAAGCTTGTTTACCATACGCAAACAAATCAATAAGAATAGGAATTACAGGTGTTCCTGGCGTTGGTAAAAGTACTTTCATTGAAGCTTTTGGTAAGCACTTAACCTCATTAGGTAAAAAAGTAGCTGTTTTAGCTGTAGATCCAAGTAGCTCTGTAAATAAAGGAAGTATTTTAGGTGACAAAACTAGAATGGAAGAATTAGTTACTGATAAAAATGCATTTATTCGTCCTTCTCCATCAGGGTCTTCACTAGGTGGTGTTGCTCAAAAAACAAGAGAATCTATTATATTATGTGAAGCCGCAGGTTACGATACCATTATTATAGAAACTGTTGGTGTTGGCCAGTCTGAAACAGCTGTACACTCTATGACCGATTTCTTTTTATTATTGAAACTAGCAGGTGCTGGTGATGAATTACAAGGTATAAAACGGGGTATCATTGAAATGGCTGATGCTATTGTTATTAATAAGGCAGATAGTGGTAATGAAAAGAATGCAAAAATTGCAAAAGTTGAATTTAATAGGGCTTTGCATTTATATCCGCCAAAAGATAGTGGATGGCAGCCAAAGGTTTTACTAGCAAGTGCACTTCACTACAAAGGTATTAATGCTATTCACAAAATGATTAATGAGTATATAAATTCAGCAAAAAACACTTCTTTTTTTCAACAGAAAAGAAATGATCAAAATAAATATTGGCTATTAGAAACCATTAATCAACAACTAAAAAACAATTTTTATAACAATTCTGATATAAAAGAATTATTAAAAGATGAATTTAAAAATTTAGAAGACGGGAAAACAACTCCGTTTACAGCCGCCACTCGATTACTAAACAAAAACTATGAACGATAA